Proteins encoded in a region of the Synergistota bacterium genome:
- a CDS encoding transcriptional regulator, translating to MEERERVVFETMKKVGKPLKPGDIAKLTGIDSKEVSKIIKKLKGEGKVISPKRCYYSPA from the coding sequence ATGGAGGAGAGGGAGAGAGTCGTTTTCGAGACTATGAAGAAAGTGGGGAAGCCTCTCAAGCCTGGTGACATAGCTAAGCTCACGGGTATTGATAGCAAGGAGGTATCAAAGATAATAAAGAAGCTCAAGGGTGAGGGAAAGGTAATTTCTCCCAAGCGCTGCTATTATTCGCCTGCCTGA
- a CDS encoding NAD(P)/FAD-dependent oxidoreductase, with product MIFPSIASLIITLPQVLKKRYNLLDLTTLAYFTLVAVASFLQGGRFFAERGAFISYALLFSVSLTSLLIKKPFTLEIAKRAYPESYWKDEIFIMVNVVITTVWTGVFLINALLFLILSGIYPIILSNLLVAAGIIFSMIFPKKGPTYFISRKFKRKEWKVRVKPRSQKLQNEYDVIIVGSGIGGLSCGALLSLRGYKVLVLEQHYQAGGYCSSFSRKGFTFNCGVENVSGLWEGGTLSLFLKKLGLNKEDFFVKNTVRYLFRGEAFDVVEPSDFMDNLLGFFPEERDGIKRFFSMIERALEESQKEKEPFGAPLPPEIVVEVLGANRLLSYPRDYPTLYELGRRTLRDLLDEYFKSDDIKRFLCALIGYLGTVPEKTSGRSALGAMFSYYAKGGYFPKGGAQKFADALKGVIEANGGEVLLRHRVERILVRTGKTYGVKVGSKFFKSSVVVANANAKIVFLNLIDSKELEKSFLEYIRELKMSPSVFMVFLGVDADLSSYPTLIENLDNGYGVVINSNADPSLAPHGKSSVTIITGANYYDFPERGTEEYNKRKGELSDLLIEKTSEVIPELEGNILVKDAATPRTFEAYTSMPEGAIYSFDQSIDVKRPYFKSPIEGLYLASASTFPGGGIEAVIISGIICANDICGWERR from the coding sequence ATGATTTTCCCCTCTATAGCATCCCTTATCATAACTCTTCCACAGGTTTTAAAGAAGAGGTACAATTTGCTTGATTTAACAACTTTGGCCTATTTCACTCTGGTTGCTGTTGCGTCCTTCCTTCAGGGAGGGAGATTTTTCGCTGAAAGAGGAGCTTTTATCAGCTATGCGCTTCTTTTTTCCGTTTCCTTGACCTCTCTTTTGATCAAAAAGCCCTTCACGCTTGAGATCGCCAAGAGGGCCTATCCGGAAAGCTATTGGAAGGATGAGATTTTCATAATGGTAAATGTGGTGATAACCACGGTGTGGACGGGAGTTTTTCTGATCAATGCTCTTCTTTTTCTGATTTTATCAGGTATATATCCTATTATTCTATCAAATCTTTTAGTGGCTGCTGGCATAATTTTTTCAATGATTTTCCCAAAGAAGGGACCAACCTATTTCATTTCAAGGAAGTTTAAGAGGAAGGAGTGGAAGGTGAGGGTGAAACCGCGCTCCCAGAAGCTGCAGAATGAATATGATGTCATAATAGTTGGTTCTGGAATAGGTGGTTTAAGCTGTGGAGCTCTTTTATCCTTGCGGGGGTATAAGGTTCTCGTTTTGGAACAGCACTATCAGGCTGGAGGATACTGCTCTTCATTTTCAAGAAAAGGATTTACCTTTAACTGTGGTGTGGAGAATGTAAGCGGTCTCTGGGAAGGAGGTACCCTTTCGCTTTTTCTGAAGAAGCTGGGACTTAACAAGGAAGATTTTTTCGTTAAAAACACGGTTAGATATCTTTTCAGGGGTGAGGCTTTCGATGTTGTGGAGCCCTCCGATTTCATGGATAATCTGTTGGGATTTTTCCCTGAGGAAAGAGATGGTATAAAGAGATTTTTCAGCATGATTGAGAGAGCTCTTGAGGAGTCTCAAAAGGAGAAAGAGCCATTTGGTGCTCCTTTACCGCCTGAGATCGTAGTTGAAGTTTTGGGGGCGAATAGGTTGCTGAGCTATCCCCGGGATTATCCTACGCTTTATGAGCTTGGGAGAAGGACGCTTCGCGATCTTCTCGACGAGTATTTCAAGAGCGATGATATAAAGAGATTTTTATGTGCACTTATAGGCTATCTTGGAACGGTTCCTGAGAAAACCTCGGGAAGAAGCGCTCTTGGAGCTATGTTTTCCTACTATGCTAAGGGAGGATATTTCCCTAAGGGAGGAGCCCAAAAGTTTGCTGATGCACTAAAGGGTGTTATAGAGGCTAACGGTGGTGAAGTTCTTCTACGGCATAGGGTGGAGAGAATACTGGTTAGAACTGGGAAGACCTACGGTGTAAAGGTGGGGAGCAAGTTCTTTAAATCATCTGTGGTTGTAGCTAACGCTAATGCTAAGATAGTGTTTCTCAATCTTATAGATAGTAAGGAGTTGGAAAAAAGCTTTCTTGAGTATATAAGGGAGCTTAAAATGTCTCCTTCGGTGTTTATGGTCTTCCTTGGAGTGGATGCCGATCTCAGCTCCTATCCCACGCTTATCGAAAATTTAGATAATGGATACGGAGTTGTTATAAATTCGAATGCTGATCCGAGCCTTGCCCCACATGGGAAATCAAGCGTAACTATAATAACCGGAGCGAATTATTATGATTTTCCGGAAAGAGGCACGGAGGAGTATAATAAGAGGAAAGGAGAACTATCTGATTTGCTTATTGAGAAAACTTCCGAGGTCATTCCGGAGCTGGAAGGGAATATTCTTGTGAAAGACGCAGCTACTCCAAGGACTTTCGAGGCTTATACCTCTATGCCGGAGGGAGCTATTTACTCTTTTGATCAATCTATAGATGTCAAGAGACCTTATTTTAAGTCCCCAATTGAGGGACTATATTTAGCAAGTGCGTCTACCTTCCCAGGTGGGGGTATAGAAGCGGTTATAATTTCTGGCATTATCTGTGCTAATGATATATGCGGTTGGGAAAGGAGGTAA